In a genomic window of uncultured Flavobacterium sp.:
- a CDS encoding YncE family protein, with product MKYLSLILFLFFVPFLKAQNIKFSKEIKVEGDLGWDYLSVDETSQRLFVSHGNVVNVIDLKTEKVIGKISDTKGVHGITIANNLNKAFITDGAENAVTIINLNTLELIEKVAIEGIKPDAVLYDKFSNKIFVFNAKTNDATVLDAATNKVVKTIPLDGKPEFSATNAKGLVYVNIEDKNQIKVIDASKLEVVHSWDISPGDEPSGLAFDSINNRLFSVCGNSILLVTNAETGKVITKLPIDEGSDGVFFDAKRKLIFSSNGSGTLTVIKQKDKDHYAVVQTVKTAKGARTLTMSKATGALYLPTASFGKTPAATNENPNPRAPITPDSFKILVLK from the coding sequence ATGAAATATTTATCGCTGATATTGTTTTTGTTTTTCGTTCCGTTTTTGAAGGCTCAAAATATAAAGTTTTCCAAAGAAATTAAAGTCGAAGGAGATTTGGGTTGGGATTATTTATCTGTTGATGAAACGTCACAAAGATTATTTGTTTCCCACGGAAATGTAGTGAATGTTATTGATCTAAAAACAGAAAAAGTAATAGGCAAAATATCCGATACTAAAGGAGTTCATGGTATTACAATTGCCAATAATCTTAATAAAGCTTTTATAACCGATGGAGCTGAAAATGCTGTAACGATAATCAACTTAAACACATTAGAACTTATTGAAAAAGTAGCGATCGAAGGTATAAAACCTGATGCTGTGCTTTATGATAAATTTTCAAATAAGATTTTTGTTTTTAATGCGAAAACTAACGATGCTACAGTTCTGGATGCAGCGACGAATAAAGTTGTAAAAACAATTCCACTTGATGGTAAACCTGAATTTTCGGCTACAAATGCAAAAGGATTGGTTTACGTAAATATTGAGGACAAAAATCAAATTAAAGTTATTGATGCTTCCAAATTAGAAGTAGTACATTCCTGGGATATTTCGCCGGGCGATGAACCTTCAGGATTGGCTTTTGATTCGATTAACAATAGACTTTTTAGTGTTTGTGGAAATTCAATTCTACTTGTAACGAATGCAGAAACGGGAAAAGTTATCACAAAACTGCCTATTGATGAAGGTTCTGATGGTGTTTTTTTCGATGCAAAAAGAAAACTGATTTTCAGCTCAAACGGATCAGGAACGCTGACGGTTATAAAACAAAAAGACAAAGATCATTATGCTGTTGTACAAACCGTAAAAACAGCTAAAGGCGCCAGAACTCTTACTATGAGCAAAGCTACAGGCGCTTTGTATCTTCCAACGGCTAGTTTTGGCAAAACTCCGGCTGCAACAAATGAGAACCCAAATCCTCGTGCACCAATTACGCCGGATTCTTTTAAGATTCTAGTACTAAAGTAG
- a CDS encoding TolC family protein codes for MKRYFFFILVLILIGSKSFSQEKDLFYFIDKARTNSPLLADYQNQIKISTLDSLLNRASYKTQVAANLNANYAPVINGYGYDTALSNGQMVSALVGFNQRILGKGQISSQAESFKLIKDALIINKKVAVKDLDKTIIAQYITAYGTEKQMVFNNKVTKLLKEEEVILKKLTKSSIYKQTDYLIFDATIKQQELTALQLKQQYQNDLALLNYLTGEKDTSEVQLKSPDLTIKPDKEQSNIFLKQFETDSLKIKNADKLIDNNYKPSISVLGDAGYNSSFIYQGYKNFGFSVGLGVNIPIYDGNQRSLQHQKNSMALATNESYTRNFKRQYEQQLLLLNQKFNQSTETNKMLQSQLVVAEALIEANKKLLLTGDAQITEYIIALSNLISIQNAIAQNSVNNLQTINEINYWKSNE; via the coding sequence ATGAAAAGGTATTTTTTTTTCATACTTGTTTTGATTCTGATTGGTTCCAAATCTTTCTCTCAGGAGAAAGATTTGTTTTACTTCATCGACAAAGCAAGAACGAATTCGCCCTTATTGGCAGATTATCAAAATCAGATTAAAATATCAACTCTTGATAGTCTTTTAAACAGGGCTTCTTATAAAACTCAGGTAGCGGCAAATTTAAATGCAAATTACGCTCCTGTAATTAACGGTTATGGTTATGATACGGCTTTGAGTAACGGTCAGATGGTTTCGGCGCTTGTTGGTTTTAACCAAAGAATATTAGGCAAAGGTCAAATTAGTTCGCAAGCCGAATCTTTTAAGCTAATTAAAGACGCTCTTATTATTAATAAAAAAGTAGCAGTTAAAGATTTGGATAAAACTATAATCGCTCAATATATCACGGCTTATGGCACAGAAAAGCAAATGGTATTTAATAATAAGGTTACGAAGCTTTTAAAAGAGGAAGAAGTAATTCTAAAGAAACTGACCAAAAGTTCTATCTATAAACAAACAGATTATCTGATTTTTGATGCGACTATAAAACAGCAGGAACTTACCGCTTTACAGCTAAAACAACAATATCAAAACGATCTCGCACTTTTAAATTACCTCACAGGAGAAAAAGATACATCTGAAGTACAACTTAAATCGCCTGATTTAACCATAAAACCTGATAAAGAACAAAGCAATATATTTTTAAAACAGTTTGAAACTGACAGCTTAAAAATTAAGAATGCAGACAAACTAATTGATAATAATTACAAACCGTCGATTTCAGTTTTGGGCGATGCCGGATATAATTCGAGCTTTATTTATCAAGGATATAAAAACTTCGGTTTTAGTGTGGGTTTGGGAGTGAATATTCCTATTTACGATGGAAACCAACGAAGTCTTCAGCATCAAAAAAACAGTATGGCTTTGGCTACGAATGAAAGTTATACAAGGAATTTCAAAAGACAATACGAGCAACAATTGCTTCTTTTAAATCAAAAATTTAATCAAAGCACAGAGACTAATAAAATGCTTCAGTCTCAGCTTGTGGTTGCAGAAGCACTTATTGAGGCTAATAAAAAACTTTTGCTTACAGGAGATGCACAGATTACCGAATACATTATTGCGCTGAGTAATCTTATTTCGATTCAGAATGCGATTGCACAAAACAGTGTCAATAATCTTCAAACTATTAATGAAATCAATTACTGGAAATCCAATGAATAA
- a CDS encoding efflux RND transporter periplasmic adaptor subunit, translating into MKSITGNPMNKYIYKTAGSLLFMALFLGSCNKTAPTETPAVVSVPVTVTHIDTTAIESYIDLNATTSYLIKNTIKANTTGYLEVLNVASNDFVSNHQLLFSLKTREAKVLGNTINKIDSSLNFGSAIQVRATCDGYVNAVNVQKGDYVQEGDVLAIINDANSFSIVLSLPYELRKFVKLNQILNIYLPDGTTIQTKVDKYMPTVDPASQTQNVILKSIKAVNIPENLIVKVRIDKTTDSKTISLPKQAVLSDETQTDFWIMKVEKNNLAVKIPIKKGIESSDKIEILSPKLKATDQILLTGNYGVGDSIKIKIINK; encoded by the coding sequence ATGAAATCAATTACTGGAAATCCAATGAATAAATATATCTATAAAACGGCAGGATCTTTATTGTTTATGGCGCTTTTTTTAGGTTCCTGCAATAAAACTGCTCCGACAGAAACGCCTGCAGTTGTGAGTGTTCCGGTTACTGTAACCCATATTGATACTACAGCAATTGAAAGTTATATTGATTTGAATGCTACAACATCTTATTTAATTAAAAATACGATTAAGGCGAATACAACAGGATATTTGGAGGTTTTAAATGTGGCATCAAATGATTTTGTTTCGAACCATCAATTATTGTTTTCGCTTAAAACCCGTGAAGCAAAAGTTTTGGGAAATACCATTAATAAAATTGATTCAAGCCTGAATTTTGGCAGCGCAATACAAGTCAGAGCAACTTGCGACGGATATGTAAATGCGGTTAATGTTCAAAAAGGAGATTATGTTCAGGAAGGTGATGTATTGGCGATTATTAACGATGCGAATAGTTTTTCTATTGTTTTGAGTCTTCCGTATGAGCTCAGAAAATTTGTAAAGCTAAACCAAATATTGAATATCTATCTGCCTGACGGAACTACAATACAGACAAAAGTGGACAAATATATGCCAACTGTTGATCCGGCATCACAAACTCAAAATGTGATATTAAAAAGCATTAAAGCTGTCAATATTCCTGAGAATTTAATTGTGAAAGTTAGAATTGATAAAACAACTGATTCCAAAACAATAAGTCTTCCTAAACAAGCTGTTTTGAGTGATGAAACGCAAACTGATTTTTGGATTATGAAAGTTGAGAAGAATAATCTGGCGGTTAAAATTCCCATTAAAAAAGGAATCGAATCTTCCGATAAAATAGAAATACTTTCTCCAAAATTAAAGGCTACGGATCAAATTCTGCTAACGGGAAATTATGGAGTAGGAGACAGCATCAAAATAAAAATTATCAATAAATAA
- a CDS encoding efflux RND transporter permease subunit, which produces MIPFFARHKNGLSTIIFLILLGGIFSYSKMQTGLFPEITFPKIKIIADAGQQPVDKMMITVTKPLETAIKKVQGLQTVRSTTSRGSCEISAFMDWNADIDLSKTRIEAQINQIKNDLPPDLQVTVEKMNPSILPVIGYAIDSKDRSAVDLKKIANYTIKPFLSQIQGTSEIRIVGGKEKEYWLSLDFQKMSAYGITPAMVTQVFTETNFIKSNGYLADYHHLYLTITDAQLDKKDELENLVIRNNSKGIVKLSDICLVEIREAKEYIKVNANGKESILIAVIKQPDANLIEMSDAMNKKMTELKAILPKDITIKPFYEQANFVNDAVKSVTDSLLIGLFLAIIIAVLFLKSAKASATILITIPVTLSLTLIVLYFTGQTFNIMTLGAIAAALGLIIDDAIVVVEQIHRTHEEHPDEPTVTLLQKAMQYLFPAMVGSSISTIVIFIPFVLMSGVAGSYFKVLTDTMIITLVCSFLVTWLLLPVIYLWLSPKKGSSKKKEIVHHEVKTQKWVSYFIAKPVLSIVFCLVLLLSIFLILPNLETGFLPEMDEGSIVLDYESPPGTSLEETDRMLQEVEKIIIKNPDVEAYSRRTGTQMGFFITEPNTGDYLIQLKKDRSKTTNDVIDDIRLKVENSQPALRIDFGQVIGDMLGDLMSSVSPIEVKIYGSDQNKLHQIAQKVAVLIENTKGTADVFDGIVLAGPSVNIEPNYSLLAQYGITPADLQFQMQSQLEGNIIGTLLEQEQSTPIRLIYKNSEKRSLDQIKGLQVFLPIGQSIPLSNLVKITPEKGSAEIQRENLQMMSVVTGRLDNRGLGTVMAEIQKNVSKNIVLPQGYYIEYGGAYKDQQQAFSELLLILVASSLLVFGVILFLFRDFRAALVILLISVLGISGSYLLLFLTNVPLNVGSYTGIIMIVGIISENAIFTFLQFRETYKQTLDINQSLIYSISTRLRPKLMTAIGAIIALMPLAIGVGTGSELHQPLAIAVIGGFIVAMPLLLIVLPSLLAVVYKKPKHLTYLL; this is translated from the coding sequence ATGATACCTTTTTTTGCAAGACATAAAAATGGACTCAGCACAATTATCTTCCTGATTTTATTGGGAGGTATATTTTCGTATTCCAAAATGCAAACCGGATTATTTCCTGAGATCACCTTTCCTAAAATAAAAATCATTGCCGATGCAGGTCAGCAACCTGTTGACAAAATGATGATTACGGTTACTAAACCTCTTGAAACTGCAATTAAAAAAGTACAAGGACTTCAAACGGTAAGAAGTACAACAAGCAGAGGAAGCTGTGAAATCTCAGCTTTTATGGATTGGAATGCTGATATTGACTTAAGTAAAACGAGAATTGAAGCGCAAATCAATCAGATAAAAAATGATCTTCCGCCAGATTTGCAAGTTACTGTAGAAAAGATGAATCCGTCAATTTTGCCTGTTATTGGATATGCAATTGACAGTAAAGATCGCTCAGCTGTAGATTTAAAAAAGATCGCCAATTATACCATAAAACCTTTTCTGTCTCAGATTCAGGGAACAAGTGAAATTAGAATTGTTGGTGGAAAAGAAAAAGAATATTGGCTTTCATTAGATTTCCAAAAAATGAGTGCTTACGGAATTACTCCGGCAATGGTAACTCAGGTTTTCACCGAAACCAATTTCATAAAATCCAACGGTTATTTGGCAGATTATCACCATTTGTATTTAACGATTACCGATGCACAATTAGATAAAAAAGATGAACTTGAAAATCTGGTTATCCGCAATAATAGTAAAGGAATAGTAAAGCTGAGCGACATTTGTCTGGTCGAAATCAGAGAAGCCAAAGAATATATTAAAGTTAATGCAAACGGAAAAGAAAGTATTCTGATTGCGGTTATCAAACAGCCGGACGCCAATCTTATTGAGATGTCTGATGCCATGAATAAAAAAATGACAGAACTGAAAGCTATTCTGCCAAAAGACATCACGATTAAGCCCTTTTATGAGCAAGCCAATTTTGTAAATGATGCTGTAAAAAGTGTTACAGACAGTTTACTTATCGGGTTATTTTTAGCCATTATTATTGCTGTTTTGTTTTTAAAATCGGCGAAAGCCAGTGCAACAATTTTAATCACTATTCCCGTTACGCTTTCGCTGACATTGATTGTGCTTTATTTTACAGGGCAAACATTCAATATTATGACACTCGGAGCCATTGCGGCTGCTTTGGGATTAATCATTGATGATGCCATTGTTGTAGTCGAGCAAATTCATAGAACCCACGAAGAACATCCTGACGAACCAACGGTGACACTGCTTCAAAAAGCGATGCAATATTTATTTCCTGCGATGGTAGGTTCTTCAATTAGTACCATTGTGATTTTTATTCCGTTTGTTTTGATGAGCGGAGTAGCGGGATCGTATTTTAAAGTATTGACAGATACCATGATTATTACACTGGTATGTTCGTTCTTGGTAACTTGGCTTCTGTTGCCTGTAATCTATTTATGGTTGTCACCAAAAAAAGGATCTTCAAAGAAAAAAGAAATTGTACATCATGAAGTTAAAACACAAAAATGGGTTTCTTATTTTATAGCAAAACCTGTTTTGAGTATTGTTTTCTGCTTAGTATTGTTGCTTTCTATATTTCTAATTCTTCCCAATTTAGAAACAGGATTTCTACCGGAAATGGACGAAGGAAGTATTGTTTTAGATTATGAATCTCCTCCGGGAACTTCTCTTGAAGAAACAGACCGAATGCTTCAGGAAGTTGAAAAAATAATCATTAAAAATCCCGATGTCGAAGCGTATAGCCGTAGAACAGGAACACAAATGGGCTTTTTTATTACAGAACCTAATACTGGAGATTATCTTATTCAGCTAAAAAAAGACAGATCAAAAACTACCAATGATGTAATTGATGATATACGACTTAAAGTCGAAAATAGTCAGCCTGCACTTCGTATCGATTTTGGTCAGGTTATAGGAGATATGTTGGGAGATCTTATGAGTTCAGTTTCACCAATTGAAGTTAAAATTTACGGAAGCGATCAAAACAAACTACATCAAATAGCACAAAAAGTTGCTGTACTTATTGAAAATACAAAAGGAACGGCAGATGTTTTTGACGGTATTGTACTTGCAGGTCCAAGTGTGAATATTGAACCTAATTATTCATTGTTGGCACAATATGGAATTACTCCGGCTGATCTTCAGTTTCAGATGCAAAGCCAGCTTGAAGGTAATATTATTGGTACTTTATTAGAACAGGAACAATCAACACCAATTCGCCTTATTTATAAAAATTCCGAAAAAAGAAGTCTGGATCAGATCAAAGGATTACAGGTTTTTCTTCCGATAGGACAATCTATTCCGCTTTCGAATTTAGTAAAGATTACACCTGAAAAAGGAAGTGCCGAAATACAAAGAGAAAATCTGCAAATGATGAGCGTTGTTACAGGAAGACTGGATAATAGAGGTTTAGGAACTGTAATGGCAGAAATCCAAAAAAATGTAAGCAAGAATATCGTATTGCCACAAGGCTATTACATAGAATATGGAGGCGCTTACAAAGATCAACAACAGGCATTTAGCGAATTGCTGCTTATTTTGGTTGCTTCGTCACTCTTAGTTTTTGGCGTAATTCTGTTTTTATTCAGGGATTTCAGGGCTGCATTGGTTATTCTTCTTATTTCCGTTTTGGGAATTTCAGGAAGTTATCTTTTGCTTTTCCTGACCAATGTTCCGCTGAATGTTGGAAGTTATACGGGAATCATCATGATTGTGGGGATTATTAGTGAAAACGCCATTTTTACATTTCTTCAATTTCGTGAAACCTATAAACAGACTTTGGATATTAATCAATCTTTGATTTATTCGATTTCAACAAGACTAAGACCCAAATTAATGACCGCAATAGGAGCAATTATTGCTCTGATGCCTTTAGCAATTGGAGTCGGAACCGGATCTGAACTTCACCAACCTTTGGCGATTGCCGTTATTGGCGGTTTTATCGTGGCAATGCCATTACTGTTAATTGTACTGCCGAGTTTATTGGCTGTTGTCTATAAAAAACCTAAACATCTTACTTATTTATTATGA
- a CDS encoding phosphatase PAP2 family protein — protein sequence MLKPILLFLVSLTAVNAQNTVSDSIVVLDTVQNLKFNYKQLIIPAVLIGYGFIGLESDQLKSFNNNIREEVTEDIDNKITIDDFSQYAPAASVYALNAIGIQGKNNLKDRSIILATSYLIMSTTVFSLKHITHVERPDGTSNNSFPSGHTANAFAGAEFLWQEYKDKSVWYGISGYIVATGTGLFRMYNNRHWLTDVVAGAGIGILSTKAAYWLFPYVKNTIFPSKEKKVTSMIAPFYNGKQMGAGMVVQF from the coding sequence ATGCTAAAACCTATTTTATTATTTCTCGTAAGCTTAACAGCTGTTAATGCGCAAAATACAGTGTCAGATTCTATTGTAGTTCTGGATACTGTGCAGAATTTGAAATTCAATTATAAACAACTGATTATTCCAGCTGTATTAATTGGATATGGTTTTATTGGGCTTGAAAGTGATCAGCTCAAGAGTTTTAATAATAATATCAGAGAAGAAGTAACGGAAGATATTGACAACAAAATCACGATCGATGACTTTTCTCAATATGCTCCGGCAGCATCTGTTTATGCACTGAATGCTATAGGAATTCAAGGTAAAAACAACCTTAAAGACCGTTCGATAATTTTGGCGACTTCTTATTTAATAATGAGTACTACAGTGTTTTCGCTAAAGCACATTACACACGTCGAAAGACCAGATGGAACATCCAACAATTCTTTTCCTTCGGGGCATACTGCGAATGCTTTTGCCGGTGCCGAATTTCTTTGGCAGGAATACAAAGATAAGTCTGTTTGGTACGGAATAAGCGGATACATTGTGGCAACAGGAACGGGATTATTCAGAATGTACAACAACAGACACTGGCTTACTGATGTCGTTGCCGGAGCCGGAATAGGAATCCTGAGTACTAAGGCTGCTTACTGGCTTTTTCCTTATGTAAAAAACACCATTTTTCCATCCAAAGAAAAGAAAGTCACTTCGATGATAGCTCCTTTTTATAATGGAAAACAAATGGGCGCCGGAATGGTTGTGCAGTTTTAG
- a CDS encoding glycosyltransferase family 9 protein: MKISKKINTFRRNTMRFLTRNIGSSQKTSKKIIEDPAAIKQILICRPNARLGNLLLITPLIKEVSAAFPEAQIDLFVKGGLMPVILENYNQIGEIIILPKKPFSDLFNYLKVWFKIERKKYDLAINVDKDSSSGRLAVELSHAAFKFYGDDLNENEVKPKDYLHIAKYPVYNFRNFLKSVSLNTSNKSVSKTDLKLSEKELAQGQKILHDKFENTKPTIAIFTYATGNKCFSEFWWKDFYEILKTKYERDYNILEILPVENVSQINFKATSFYSKDIREIGAVIANTTLFIGADSGIMHLANAVHIPVMGLFSVSNLEKYKPFGNSSRGIDTNIVVSKNQYILIIDEILMAKNK, from the coding sequence ATGAAAATCTCAAAAAAAATAAACACTTTTCGCAGAAATACGATGCGATTTTTAACCAGGAACATTGGTTCTTCTCAAAAAACTTCTAAGAAGATTATAGAAGATCCGGCTGCAATAAAGCAAATTTTGATTTGCCGGCCAAATGCAAGACTGGGAAATCTTCTGCTTATTACTCCTTTGATTAAAGAGGTCAGTGCTGCTTTCCCCGAGGCTCAAATTGACCTTTTTGTTAAAGGCGGTCTAATGCCTGTTATTTTAGAAAATTACAATCAGATTGGTGAGATTATTATACTTCCAAAGAAACCTTTCAGTGATCTTTTTAACTATTTAAAAGTTTGGTTTAAAATAGAACGCAAGAAATACGATTTGGCCATAAATGTAGACAAAGATTCATCTTCGGGCAGATTGGCGGTAGAACTTTCTCATGCTGCTTTTAAATTTTATGGAGACGATCTAAACGAAAATGAGGTTAAACCAAAAGATTATCTGCATATTGCCAAATATCCGGTATATAATTTTAGGAATTTTTTGAAAAGTGTTTCACTAAATACGAGCAATAAATCTGTCTCAAAAACCGATCTTAAATTAAGCGAAAAAGAATTGGCTCAAGGCCAAAAAATTCTTCACGATAAGTTTGAGAATACCAAGCCAACGATTGCAATTTTTACCTATGCAACCGGTAATAAATGTTTCTCTGAATTTTGGTGGAAAGATTTCTATGAGATTTTAAAAACAAAATACGAAAGAGATTATAATATTCTTGAAATTTTACCGGTCGAAAATGTTTCTCAAATTAATTTTAAAGCAACAAGTTTTTACAGCAAAGACATACGCGAAATTGGCGCAGTAATTGCCAACACAACTTTATTTATTGGCGCTGACAGCGGTATAATGCATCTTGCAAATGCAGTTCATATTCCTGTAATGGGATTATTTTCGGTATCAAATCTTGAAAAATACAAACCTTTTGGGAATAGTTCCCGCGGAATAGACACTAATATTGTTGTTAGTAAAAATCAATATATTCTAATTATTGATGAGATTTTAATGGCGAAGAATAAGTAG